From Monomorium pharaonis isolate MP-MQ-018 chromosome 9, ASM1337386v2, whole genome shotgun sequence, the proteins below share one genomic window:
- the LOC114254596 gene encoding uncharacterized protein LOC114254596: protein MQKKWWLCYATDFQSLMYPCFICCRIFGIFPYKFNTSTFEISKPRHILSTVVICVCCVINLSFIYDIISKMYLGEVTINLHFLIYYVTCSSIVISTNILSVPRMRLLQTILEISSKVPQESYQKLSRFIHVKDILGITLKFVQIYTNFSKIQKLQLNFFLIAVVRTYFALLVYQTNMLYINCVCILKACLKNINDNLMHMQRLKLNNTKICIPMFIYRVQKKQLLLMELKNLRKRHLIIGNAVQKLNIIFSLQLLATLVMTLSAITFALYFRVIHWQNGIFISLDKHFLDVLSASLIYNFVIIILLIWACETGKNQAQEISTTIYDLFNSTNDKKIKYEVVKL, encoded by the coding sequence ATGCAGAAAAAATGGTGGTTATGTTACGCCACGGATTTTCAATCTTTAATGTATCCTTGCTTCATCTGTTGTCGCATTTTCGGAATATTTCCGTACAAGTTCAATACTTCAACTTTTGAGATTTCGAAACCGCGCCACATCTTGTCAACCGTCGTGATCTGCGTATGCTGTGTTATAAACTTGTCATTTATTTAcgatattatatcaaaaatgtaCCTTGGAGAAGTAACCATAAATCTtcactttcttatttactaCGTTACCTGCAGTTCAATAGTGATTAGCACGAATATTTTGAGTGTTCCACGAATGCGCTTACTACAGACTATATTAGAGATCTCTTCGAAAGTACCTCAAGAGTCATATCAAAAGCTATCAAGATTTATCCATGTTAAAGATATATTGGGTATTACCCttaaatttgtacaaatatatacaaatttttcgaaaatacaGAAGTTACAATTAAACTTTTTCCTAATTGCTGTGGTAAGAACATACTTTGCTCTGCTGGTTTATCAGACAAATATGTTGTACATAAATTGCGTCTGTATATTAAAAgcctgtttaaaaaatattaatgacaaTCTGATGCACATGCAAAGACTCAAGttaaacaatacaaaaatatgtatccCCATGTTTATTTATCGTGTGCAGAAAAAACAACTTTTGCTAATGGAACTGAAAAACCTTAGGAAGAGACATCTAATAATTGGTAATGCAGTgcaaaagttgaatataatctTCAGTCTGCAACTCCTTGCTACTCTAGTGATGACTCTTTCTGCTATTACTTTTGCACTATATTTCCGTGTAATACATTGGCAAAAcggaatatttattagtttggATAAACACTTTCTCGATGTGTTATCAGCATCCCTCATATATAACTTTGTCATAATAATACTACTTATATGGGCTTGCGAAACGGGTAAGAATCAAGCCCAAGAGATCAGTACCACCATTTATGACTTATTTAACAGTACCAATGATAAGAAAATCAAATACGAggtagtaaaattataa
- the LOC118647377 gene encoding uncharacterized protein LOC118647377, producing the protein MQKKWWLCYATDFQSLMYPCFICCRIFGIFPYKFNASTFEISKSRHILSTVVICVCCVINLSFIYDIISKMYLGEVTILNFHFLTYHVIYNLIPLIMNILSVPQMHLLQTILEISSKVPQKSYQKLSRFIHVKDIFGIIFQFVHLYMNFSKLRKLPLNIFVIAVRTYFVLVVYQTNMLYINYVCILKACLKNNNDKLMHMQRLMLNDTKSYMPMFIYHVQRNQLLLMELKNLKKRHLMIGNAVQKLNIVFSLQLLATLVMTFINITFVLYFRVVHWQNGIFISLDRQFLDVLSAFIYNTVITMLLAWVCETGKDQAQKISTTIHDLFNSTNDEKIKYEVVKL; encoded by the coding sequence atgcaGAAAAAATGGTGGTTATGTTATGCCACGGATTTTCAATCTTTAATGTATCCTTGCTTCATCTGCTGTCGCATTTTCGGAATATTTCCGTACAAGTTCAACGCTTCAACTTTTGAGATTTCGAAATCGCGCCACATCTTGTCAACCGTCGTGATCTGCGTATGCTGTGTTATAAACTTGTCATTTATTTAcgatattatatcaaaaatgtaCCTTGGAGAAGTAACCATAttaaactttcactttcttaCTTACCACGTTATCTACAATTTAATACCGCTTATCATGAATATCTTGAGTGTTCCACAAATGCATTTACTACAAACTATATTAGAGATCTCCTCAAAAGTACCTCAAAAGTCATACCAGAAGCTATCAAGATTTATCCACGTCaaagatatattcggtattATCTTTCAATTTGTACAcctatatatgaatttttcgAAACTGCGGAAGTTACCATTAAACATTTTCGTGATTGCTGTAAGAACATACTTTGTCCTAGTGGTTTATCAGACAAATatgttgtatataaattacgtCTGTATATTAAAAgcctgtttaaaaaataataatgacaaaCTGATGCACATGCAAAGACTCATGTTAAACGATACAAAATCATACATGCCCATGTTTATCTATCATGTGCAGAGAAATCAACTTTTGCTAATGGAACTGAAAAACCTTAAGAAAAGACATCTAATGATTGGTAATGCAgtacaaaaattgaatatagTCTTTAGTCTGCAACTCCTTGCTACTCTAGTTAtgacttttataaatatcactTTTGTACTGTATTTCCGTGTGGTACACTGGCAAAATGGAATATTCATTAGTTTGGATAGGCAATTTCTCGATGTACTGTCAGCTTTCATATATAACACTGTCATAACAATGCTACTTGCGTGGGTCTGCGAGACGGGTAAAGATCAAGCTCAAAAGATCAGTACCACCATTCACGACTTATTTAACAGCACCAATGATGAGAAAATCAAATACGAggtagtaaaattataa
- the LOC105830571 gene encoding uncharacterized protein LOC105830571: MQNKWWLCHATNFHSLMYPCFIYCRILGIFPNKLNASTFEISKSHYVLSTIVIYICCVINLSLVNNIISKTYLEEIIKNLNFFIFHIFNNLIVIITHILSRPRMRLLQTILEISVIIPQKSYQKLSRLIHIKDLLGIIFKHWHLYLFFSKILESQITYSVVLLAMIVTYFNLMVFQTNMLYINCVCVLKACFKSVNDTLTHMQKLVMNDRKSFTYHMQRNQFLPIKLKMLKKKHLAVSNAVQMLNKIFSLQLLATIAIIFFGIIFMLYMYIVNWKDGIYIRFNENFLDLLLSTVAYNIILILLLVWACETSKNQAKEIGIIIHDLLNSTNDEKIKHEVVN, from the coding sequence atgcagaaCAAATGGTGGTTGTGTCATGCAACAAACTTTCATTCTTTAATGTATCCTTGTTTTATCTATTGTCGCATTCTCGGAATATTTCCGAATAAGCTCAACGCTTCGACTTTTGAGATTTCCAAATCGCACTATGTCCTATCAACCATTGTGATCTACATTTGCTGCGTTATAAACTTATCActcgttaataatattatttccaaAACATATCTTGAAGAAATAATCAAGaatcttaacttttttatttttcatatttttaacaatttgataGTGATTATCACGCATATCTTGAGTCGACCGCGAATGCGCTTACTGCAGACAATATTAGAGATTTCTGTGATAATACCCCAGAAATCGTACCAAAAGCTGTCTAGATTGATCCATATTAAGGATTTATTgggtattatatttaaacattggcacttatatttatttttttctaaaatactgGAATCACAAATCACCTATTCTGTCGTCCTGTTAGCGATGATCGTAACATATTTCAACCTCATGGTATTTCAGACAAATATGTTGTACATAAATTGTGTTTGCGTATTAAAGGCCTGTTTTAAAAGTGTTAATGACACATTGACACACATGCAAAAACTTGTAATGAACGATAGAAAATCATTTACCTACCACATGCagagaaatcaatttttgcctataaaactgaaaatgcTAAAGAAGAAGCATCTAGCAGTTAGCAACGCAGTTCAAATGCTCAATAAAATCTTCAGTCTGCAACTTCTAGCTACAATAGCCATTATCTTTTTTGGtatcatttttatgttatatatgtatatagttaaCTGGAAAGATGGGatatatattagatttaaTGAGAACTTTCTTGATTTGCTTTTATCTACTGTGGCATATAACATTATACTAATATTACTGCTTGTATGGGCCTGTGAAACGAGTAAAAATCAGGCCAAAGAGATTGGTATTATCATTCACGATTTACTTAACAGTACCAATGATGAGAAAATTAAACACGAGGTAGTAAATTAG
- the LOC105830573 gene encoding uncharacterized protein LOC105830573, translating into MRKKWCLFRATEFQSLMYPCFTICRIFGIFPYKINAATFEYSKRHYIISSVIVCICCVFVLILIHDIITSKLNFGNEENIDLVMYSTFHSLITVITHVLSSPRMCLLQNIMEISSKLSSESYQKLSRLIHAKDILGIIFVTVLIGSFIDRIKVYQTSYVSLVIIFASYLSMLTFQLNMLYVNCVCVLKACFKSINDNLIQMHRHMINDIKLCGALSICYIQKNQFLLIELKILKKRHLMVSDTVQRLNTIFSLQLLITIVMITLDMSFSLYLFAVHWQNGTILISLESDLVEVCILSLGYDIIIITLLVWTCETGKNQAQEISATVHDLLNRTNNKQIKNELHLFSLQILHRKNIFSIKGLNVNAELLVTIVGKITTYLVILVQFLHISHSCDRKTAINVT; encoded by the exons aaatGGTGCTTATTTCGTGCTACGGAATTTCAATCTTTAATGTATCCATGCTTCACCATTTGCCGTATTTTTGGTATATTTCCATACAAGATCAACGCAGCGACCTTCGAATATTCAAAAAGGCATTACATTATATCGAGTGTGATTGTCTGCATTTGTTGCGTTTTTGTCTTGATACTCATTCATGATATTATCACTTCTAAATTAAACTTTGGAAACGAAGAAAATATTGATCTCGTAATGTACTCAACGTTTCATAGTCTTATAACAGTTATTACGCACGTCTTAAGCAGTCCACGAATGTGTTTACTACAAAATATAATGGagatttcatcaaaattatcTTCGGAGTCATATCAAAAGCTGTCCAGATTAATCCACGCTAAAGACATCTTGGGTATTATCTTCGTAACGGTGCTAATAGGGTCATTCATTGATAGAATAAAAGTCTATCAAACGAGTTATGTTTCTCTGGTTATCATATTCGCGTCGTATCTCTCGATGTTAACATTCCAGctaaatatgttatatgtaaattGTGTTTGTGTATTAAAAGCCTGTTTCAAAAGTATTAATgacaatttaatacaaatgcaCAGGCATatgataaatgatataaaattatgtggcGCCTTGTCCATCTGTTACATacagaaaaatcaatttttgctAATAGAACTAAAGATTCTAAAAAAGAGACATCTGATGGTTAGCGACACGGTGCAAAGACTCAACACAATCTTCAGTTTGCAACTACTTATTACAATAGTTATGATAACTTTGGATATGAGTTTTTCATTGTATCTCTTTGCAGTACATTGGCAAAATGGAACAATATTGATTAGTTTGGAAAGCGACCTTGTTGAAGTGTGTATACTGTCTCTTGGTTATGACATTATAATCATAACGTTACTTGTATGGACCTGTGAGACTGGCAAGAATCAAGCCCAAGAGATTAGTGCTACCGTTCATGATCTACTTAATAGGACaaataataagcaaataaaaaatgag TTGCAtctattttctttacaaatacTGCatcgcaaaaatatattttcgatAAAAGGTCTCAATGTGAATGCGGAGCTTCTTGTAACG aTAGTGGGTAAAATTACTACATACCTAGTAATATTGGTACAATTCTTACATATATCGCATTCTTGTGACAGAAAAACGGCAATCaatgttacataa